A window of Mangifera indica cultivar Alphonso chromosome 13, CATAS_Mindica_2.1, whole genome shotgun sequence contains these coding sequences:
- the LOC123194074 gene encoding probable LRR receptor-like serine/threonine-protein kinase At2g24230 — translation MGFCFFSSILVLALFFKPLLSQQPNTDEFFVSEFFKKMSSKSFQPSYFSSHVCSWQGITCDSQKEHVNGLVAPNLGLSGPVPDTTIGKLTNLQTLDLSNNKITAFPGDLWSLGSLKTLNLSNNQISGSLPNNIGNFGSLEVFDLSHNNFSGEIPAAISSLANLQVLKLDNNKFQYSIPQGIRSCQSLVTIDFSMNQLNGSLPDGFGAAFPNLKSLNLAGNEISGRDSDLMGMKSITRLNVSGNLFQGSVMEVFQEDLQVIDLSRNGFQGHVSQVQFNSSYNWSHLVYLDLSENQLSGEIFHNLSQAQNLKHLNLAYNRFSRQEFPRIEMLGSLEYLNLSRTSLTGHIPSEICKLSSLHTLDLSMNHLGGNIPMLSIKNLKIIDVSRNNLSGEIPVSLLGKLQLLEIFNFSYNNLTLCASDISPEILQTAFLGSLNNCPIAANPSFFRRKSTKHKGLKLALALTLSMVCLLAGLLFLAFGCRRKPKMWVVKQTSYKEEQNVSGPFSFQTDSTTWVADVKHANSVPVVIFEKPLLNITFADLLSATSNFDRGTLLAEGKFGPVYRGFLPGGIHVAVKVLVHGSTLTDQEAARELEYLGRIKHPNLVPLTGYCLAGDQRIAIYDYMENGNLQNLLHDLPLGIQTTEDWSTDTWEEDGNNGIQNVRSEGLLTTWRFRHQIALGTARALAFLHHGCSPSIIHRDIKASSVYLDINLEPRLSDFGLAKIFGNGLDEEIARGSPGYVPPEFSEPEYDSPTPKSDVYCFGVVLFELITGKKPVGDDYPDEKEATLVSWVRGLVRKNQGSRAIDPKICDTGPENQMEEALKIGYLCTADLPLKRPSMQQIVGLLKDIEPTTTHQ, via the coding sequence ATGGGGTTTTGCTTCTTTAGTTCAATATTGGTTCTTGCTTTGTTCTTCAAGCCTTTACTTTCTCAGCAACCCAATACAGATGAGTTCTTCGTTTCTGAGTTCTTCAAAAAAATGAGCTCAAAATCTTTTCAACCTTCATACTTTTCATCCCATGTTTGTTCATGGCAAGGAATCACCTGTGACTCTCAGAAAGAGCATGTTAATGGTTTAGTAGCTCCCAACTTAGGCCTCTCAGGTCCAGTTCCTGATACCACCATTGGCAAATTAACCAATCTGCAAACTTTAGATCTTagcaacaacaaaatcacaGCTTTTCCCGGTGATTTATGGAGTTTAGGCTCTCTCAAGACCCTCAATCTCTCAAACAATCAGATTTCAGGTTCTTTACCTAACAACATTGGCAATTTCGGCTCACTTGAAGTCTTTGATCTCTCTCACAACAATTTTTCTGGAGAAATCCCTGCTGCTATAAGCTCTCTCGCGAATCTTCAAGTTCTGAAATTAGACAACAACAAGTTTCAGTACAGCATTCCACAGGGAATAAGAAGTTGCCAATCTTTGGTTACAATTGACTTTTCAATGAATCAGTTGAATGGCTCTCTGCCTGATGGTTTTGGTGCTGCATTTCCCAACCTCAAAAGCTTGAACCTTGCTGGAAATGAAATCTCTGGAAGGGACTCAGATTTAATGGGAATGAAATCAATTACTAGGCTTAATGTTTCAGGGAATTTGTTTCAGGGTTCTGTTATGGAGGTGTTTCAGGAGGATTTGCAGGTGATTGACCTCAGCAGAAACGGGTTTCAAGGTCACGTTTCTCAGGTACAATTCAACTCTAGTTATAATTGGTCTCATTTGGTTTATCTAGATTTGTCTGAGAATCAGCTTAGTGGAGAGATTTTTCATAACTTGAGTCAAGCTCAGAATCTTAAGCACCTTAATCTAGCTTACAACAGATTTAGCAGACAAGAATTTCCGAGAATTGAAATGCTTGGGAGTTTAGAGTATCTGAATTTGTCTAGAACTAGCCTTACTGGTCATATTCCTAGCGAAATATGTAAATTGAGTAGTTTGCACACACTTGATTTGTCTATGAACCATCTTGGTGGCAATATCCCTATGCTGAGTATCAAAAACCTCAAAATTATTGATGTTTCACGCAACAATTTGAGTGGCGAAATCCCTGTATCTCTGTTGGGAAAACTTCAATTGTTAGAGATATTTAACTTCTCTTACAACAACTTAACCCTTTGTGCATCGGATATATCCCCTGAAATCCTACAAACAGCTTTCTTGGGGTCTTTGAACAACTGCCCAATTGCGGCAAACCCTAGCTTCTTTAGAAGGAAATCAACCAAACACAAGGGACTCAAGCTTGCTCTAGCTTTGACCCTCTCGATGGTCTGCTTGCTCGCTGGGCTACTGTTTCTAGCCTTTGGTTGTAGAAGAAAACCGAAAATGTGGGTTGTGAAGCAAACATCATACAAAGAAGAGCAAAATGTTTCAGGCCCCTTCTCATTCCAGACTGATTCGACAACATGGGTGGCTGATGTTAAGCATGCCAACTCAGTGCCTGTAGTCATTTTTGAGAAGCCTTTGTTGAATATCACATTTGCAGACCTCTTATCTGCAACTTCGAATTTTGATCGAGGCACCCTTTTGGCTGAAGGGAAATTTGGACCTGTGTATAGAGGATTTCTACCTGGTGGAATTCATGTAGCTGTTAAAGTTTTAGTCCATGGATCAACATTGACAGACCAAGAAGCAGCAAGAGAGCTTGAGTATCTTGGTCGAATAAAGCACCCAAATCTTGTTCCATTGACCGGATACTGTTTAGCTGGTGATCAGAGAATTGCTATATATGATTACATGGAGAATGGGAACTTGCAGAATTTGCTGCATGACTTGCCACTTGGGATTCAAACAACAGAAGATTGGAGCACAGATACATGGGAAGAAGATGGAAATAACGGGATCCAAAACGTACGCTCTGAAGGGTTATTAACAACCTGGAGATTTCGACATCAAATAGCACTTGGCACTGCTCGTGCACTGGCATTTCTTCACCACGGATGCTCACCTTCGATAATTCACAGGGACATTAAAGCTAGCAGTGTATATCTGGATATAAATTTGGAGCCTAGGCTATCCGACTTTGGATTGGCCAAGATATTTGGAAATGGCTTGGATGAGGAAATTGCTCGCGGCTCTCCTGGTTATGTGCCGCCAGAGTTTTCTGAGCCTGAGTATGACTCCCCAACACCAAAATCAGATGTATATTGCTTCGGTGTGGTTCTGTTTGAGCTAATCACCGGGAAGAAACCAGTTGGAGACGACTACCCTGATGAGAAAGAAGCAACTTTGGTGAGCTGGGTTAGAGGCTTAGTAAGAAAGAACCAAGGATCAAGAGCTATTGATCCAAAAATTTGCGATACAGGACCTGAAAACCAAATGGAGGAGGCCTTGAAGATTGGATATCTCTGCACAGCTGACCTTCCATTGAAGCGACCGAGCATGCAGCAGATAGTCGGCCTTCTTAAAGATATTGAACCAACCACTACTCATCAATGA